The Mytilus galloprovincialis chromosome 11, xbMytGall1.hap1.1, whole genome shotgun sequence genome contains the following window.
aattttttatcttgaatattattatagatagagataaactgtaaacagcaataatgttcagcaaagtaagatttacaaataagtcaacatgaccaaaatggtcagttaacccctttaggagttattgccctttatagtcaatttttaaccatttttcgtaaatcttagtaatcttttacaaaaatcttctcctctgaaactactgggccaaattaaactaaacttggccacaatcatcattggggaaacttgtttaaaaaatgtgtggcgtgacctggccaatcaaccaaaatggctgccacggctaaaaatagaccataggggtaaaatgcagtttttggcttataactcaaaaaccgaagcattaagagaaaatttGACAGGGttttattgtttatcaggtcaagatctatctgccctgatgttttcacatggatcagACAActcgttgttaggttactgtcctgaattggtaaatttaaggaaattttgccggtttttgttattatcttgaatattattatagatagagataaactgtaaacagcaataacgttcagcaaaataagatctacaaataagttcatgaccaaaatagtcaattgaccccttaaggagttattgccctttatagttaatttttaacatatttcataaatttttgtaaatttttagaaaatattttccactgtaattactgggccaagttcattatacagaccttctaaaattcaaactgaccacacgcacgatacacgcacgcacgatacacgcacggtgaatgcacgatacacgcacgatacacgatacacgcacgatgagcgatgagcgttacacggaggattaacgcaaaatgaatgatgaatgatgaacgcacgatacacgcacgatgcacgatgaatgataaatacacgatacacgcacgatacacgcacgttgAATGATTCATTGACGACTGAACAACGAACGCTTTTTACACGATTCTCAAagctattttatttagaatagtatttaaaattgatatgcattttcattaaaGGCAATATTTGTAGCTGTTTTGTCGATACCAGCATAATAGATAATATGCTATTTTGCCAGCTCAGATTCAAATAACGTAATTAAAGTCGGCTATTTCATAGGCACcggaaatatttgtgaacttGAACAGAAGCTCATAACAATCAAAATATAGTGTCTTGATTTTGTTCAGCCTCACCCTGAGAGTTCAAGTTTACGGCAAACGAAGGCGAGACATTGTGTTCCGCGAAAcccttactaattttatttcatacagttaaaaatctaaattttatttttatgcatgcAATGTCCGACGCATTATATCCACAGAGAGTGACTGGTTCTAGAAATTATTTCAACTAACATGTTGAtataattgattgcaataaatgaatgatctatgtatttttattttcatgttatatattttttcactttgacggatacattttataaacgattatgtatgtatatatctaaaaaaCATTGTAAGCTGTTTTCGTATTCACTACAAGCATAGCAGAAATTATTTGATTCTTTTGTGTTAACATTCACTGCAAATTTTTGTAGTTCTGTACATATATACTTATCAGCAGGACATATTAGGTTATAATTTCACCAATAAATGAGTAGTTGAACAATCTTTAGAACGTGTCGGTTTTTCCTTGATATTGCCGAAAATCAGTGATCCGACTGACACGAACGAACTGACATAACACCTGATTAAACAAAGTTCCTTATATTATCCATTGTTATCAGAATCGTATGTGTTAATTGAGAgcaaaagatattattttgtcagaaaaatttgaTTCGTACAAATTAATTAGAACTACCTAAGAAAATGACATTTACTAAATAAttagaaaatttaaacatttgtaataccaaatacttcattatatactTCTGAAACGacttttcgtcctgaatatgcatgaaatgttttccactggacgtttaaacaaccactgaataatcaatttatcaaattttgCTCTCAGTAAAAATGACTTAAACAATATAAGACACAATTGGTGTCTGCTGTTTGTTTGTACAGTAAACATACTGAATGTGTTTATATTCCTTATACAATTTCAAGTATGTAAGAAaattcatacatattttcaaacatccTGACACTTCAAATTtctagagataattgtagcaacaagaatgttcagtaaagtaagatctacaaacacatcacttaatcaccaaaacacaattatgtcatgaatttatccatgtccattgtttaatatgcacaagaccaaggtgagcgacacaggctctttagagcctctagtttagatttgtatatattttaagagaaaaaacTAATGATGTACATTAACGTTATTTATATTTGAAGTAAAAATGTTTAAGGGATCCTGAAATCTTTCCCTGAACtgattttgtatttgatatatatcttacattcttcttatttttacaggCTATTGATCTACAACAAAAAGGAAAGTATAGAGTCAAAGTTGTGACACCAGTTATTGATGCAGATGCTGAAAAAATTCATGTAAAGCCCATTCCAAACATTTCAACTCTCAGCAACTTTGAATTCAGCTCTGATGGGCTAAAGGTGTGGAGAGCATACAAAGTTGGACCAGGTATGttgtaaaataattgttttcaaagaTTAATTGTTAATTGCTAACCTGACTAAAaggatactttaaaaaaaattgtttagacTGTGTAGAACAATGAGATAATTTTAAAAGGAAACAATAACATAGGTTTGCATTTAACAAcgatgaaaaatatattttgagaagtaaataaaacgtcaaaattgttttgttatctCTGATTTTAACCTTGATTTAGTTTATGatttttaacattatataaacaaaataaataaatgttcataatcaTTTAATGAAATTTTTCTTTTCAGGGAAGCTGATACCATGGAAAAACAATGCAGTTACATGCCTACAATTGAATGTTGTCCACACATGGTCATCTGATGTTATTCCTGATATTCTTCCACCAGGTACATAATGGTTTTCTTGATGTTTGGTCTGtctgttatacatgttatatatctaaTTCATATACCAGATAATATGACTATACTGATATGATATGACATTTCATTTATATGGTTGGACCAAGGTTGATGAAAACAATTAGAAACTTGTAATATATTTTAGATTCATCTGGAGTATAAAATACCTGTTTGTCATAAAAGATGTTGAATAATGCTTTATCAAGCAAATCAAATATATTGGTTTCAAGAAAAGAATCTTTTTCTGTAtccattttctttgaaaaaaatcaaacgtaAGGTAGGAACTGATTATGCATTAGTTCAATGCTGAGTACTGAAAACCTCCAAAGAATGGTACTATAAGATTTGGTCACTCTGATCAACACTTTTTACTTGAGTGACCAGTTAAGTTATGTCTTACATCTGTTTCTCAACAAATATGAATACTATTTTGTATAAACAGTATTATCCTTTTTAGTCATtggatatcaaatgaatatttttttattcttgtagATGATGAATCTGAGGCACATGATGAATCTACCCAGCCAgcttttaaaagaagaaaaacatcTGACCATGTGTTTAACTGCTCTAATGATGACTGTGACAGATCATTCAATACAATGACATCACTAGATAATCACCTTCTTCTTGGCAATTGTAATGTGCATGTGGAGAAAAAAGTAGTAGACAGGTGTAAAGTAATGTACAACAATAAACTTCAGACCATTAATGCCATCACTATTCAGTCTGATGACTTGGAAAAAGAAAACACCACTGATGTACCTGAGGAAAGAGGATGGGCATTAAAAGTGAAAAAACCCAAAGTTTTGTTCACGGAGGACCAAAAACAGTATCTGTctgaaaagtttaacattggcaaAGTTACTGGGAATAAAGAAGACCCTGTCAAAGTTTCCAGAGATATGCCATATATTCTAAAGGATGGTCAGAAAAGGTTTACAAGGGAACACTTTTTGACAACTTCACAAGTGGCTAGTTACTTTTCCAGACTTGCTCTAAAAGACAGAAGAAATGATATACAGGATCAAAATGACTTTACAGCAGCATCTGCTGACAAAAAACTCTTtggtctgaaaaaaaaagttctttctcATGTTTAGATATGATGTGGTTTCGTTCAGGgtcacttaataaaaaaaaatattgtggtgcatgaaacaagtttttcttttatgtaaGAAGGGCTGCATCAGATAAGATTTAAAGAAATGCTGAAATGTAATAATTGTACCACAAAAGTGGAACTAGTGTAGCCTCTTCTCAGTGCTATCACTAGATTTAATTTAGATTTTATCTTGATTTAAGGCCAAAAGAATGTATGGAACTGAAAATTGATGTCAAATGAGCATTACTGTGGGAAATAGTAGTGACCCTCAACCTACAATGTATGTTAttgttcttattaaaaaaaaagttcatttcaTGAAGGCTCATGCTTTTGTTATATATTTCAGTGGTGTTTTAGGCTTTTAAACTACCTCCACCCTTTTCTATTAAGaaaatttgtgtcattttgaGAAAATTAGGAAAGTtagaataaaacataaatttgacTGAAATTTCAATTGTCAGTTCACATGAATAGACCCACAAATCGGCACATATAGAAATGTTAGAAAATAATTTATTCTTATGATATAAAACAAGTTTATAGAAGAGCTAATTCACAAGAAAGAGAAATGATTTAAGATTTTATTGATGGAGAAGTTTccataaaacttaaaaaaaattatttggggAAAATTAACAGAATTTTCTCTGATTGGTCTAATTGAGgcaaatgttttgaaaaataataaattgcaTCACTAAAATTAAACTAGTGTAGCAGCTTCTAGTTCATTCGTAGATTTTATACAGATTTTTAGGCCAATGAAATGTATGTATTTAACAAATGATTTGAAGTGAAGCccattttatttgaattactACAAGAAAATTAAAAGTGACCCTGAACATATGTGATTGCATTCTTATTGTtctaatcagaaaaaaatctgatttCATGATGGCTCATACATTTATTATGTATTGTGAAATAACATGTGTTTTAATGAATTATATGACAAGTGCACACATTATGACTTGGAAATGGACAAATAACCTTGCAATATGTGCTCATAATGCCATGACGCagaattctaaattttatttaatattatagttTAAGCTGGTTGTAATCCTCGTTATGATGGTTTTCCTTGGCAACCATGCAATTAGTTTCAAACTTTATTATTCAGAATaaactgttttattatataaatgaagaaatgtgaagaaaaaaaatttaaacattaattgttactttgttgatttttttcgattttttttttttaatgaaaaagtgcttaaatatgcatttttcaagCAATCACTGTACTTAGAGGCAACATTTCTCCAGAAATGTTTTTGTGTGTATGAACTCTCATAGTCTTGAAGATCATTTTGTGCTATTGCCCATATTTGTATGTACTGggcaaaattgttaaaataattgatgaattttattaaaaaatatgttttttgggGCAAAATGCCAAATGACAAATTCTGTGgcaatattcataaaatatttttttttatcaaaaagcaatttaattgtttaaatatatatatctagtaatgttaaatgaaaataaaccaCCATTTTTGCActgatattgtgttttttttaattttgaggtCAAAGTAGACCAAATTTCCTTGTTTGTATTCAAAGCGAAAATATGCTtgatggtttccatggcaaccgagATCTATTTTCGTcatatatggttatatttatttattttggtctcTACGGAGTAGAAatggaaaatattaataaaatctgTGACATTGAGTGGCCATACCTATCCTTCATTCTTTGGTTTTTACATAGAATTCATGTTTAAAAATCGGGACGCAAACTTAGGGTTGGACCATGTGACTCTGTCATTGGGACGctgacgccatatttgggcttgAACGCGGACGCCGACGCTATATTTGGGCCTGGAGGCGGACGCCGACACCATAAAAGACCTTAAATGGGAACGCGAACTTAGGGTTAAACCATGTGACTCTGTCATTGGGACGCCGTCGCCATATTTGGGATTGACGGcggacgccgacgccatatttgggcctgGACGCGGACGTCTAGGCTAAGACCATGTGGTTCTGTCATCGgaacgccgacgccatatttgggcacAAACCGTGGTCGCCATACCTAAATGTTGGATCAGGCTACCCTCCAAGGTTGACACTATTAGTGATGTCACACCCATGAAAATGGACGCGAATTCTTCTTAGGTTAACGCTTACCCAACCCCTGGATAATAAGTCTGTGATAATTCTGAAAAGGAATAATTTCAACATCAAGAGTGTCTACGAACCATAACACGCCTTGCATGGAAACGGAGTAGACTTCAATAAACGTTCTTAAATAAGAAACTACTAAGACATGCGTATAATAACTGTAAGAATTCTCCAAGATACACTATTTATAATTAATCAGTTAATCAGATAAACTGTCACTCAATCTAgtagaaaataaaatcacaaaaatacagaactccgaggaaaatttaaaacggagagtccctaatcaaatggtaggAGGCACTATGATGAGATGCACATGTAAAGATATTTGGATTAAAGTGTTTGATATCATTAactaaaatatttatcttttttttttagtttttcgatTTCTTATCTTATAAACATGACAACCATGAAACATTCAGTATTATTGCTTTCCGACTTATTTGAACCACTTAAATAATATCATATGATCATGATTAAAATGACACCTCAAATAATTAGATTAAGAGATAAAGCACAACTGGTGATTACAAATAAGTATCTGTATGCACtttctttcaataacatgtttacagGTGTACACTATTTTATCTGGTCCTAAATAATGGACATAAGCAACAGTTAtagacataaaatatttatctttagtTTTTAGATTTCTTATCTTATAAGCATGACAACATTCAGTAGTATTGCTTTCAAACTCATTTAATATCATATAGTCATGATTAAAATTTCACCTCAAATGATTAAATAAAACCACATCTGGTAATAAAAGATTGTTTCTCATTTCAAAAGATATATATCTTATCTATATATTTGAAAAGTCCACGGTCGTAATTgatttttatcttcaaaaatgCACGGATAATGTATTTAAtcaatctatatttatatacGAGGAGTTTGGATGGggcagaatagagaataatgggcataaataaataaagaatagagaaatatatgcgagaaaaattaaaaaataaagaaatatgataaaaaatataaagaaaagtgAAATGTAGGCTGCTAAAATATAacgaatagagaaatatacggcTGCTCAACTATAAGGAATAGAGAACCATGGGCTGTTAAACTGTAAATTTAATTGTTGTGCACGTGAAGGAATTATTTCTGTGCAGAGAAACAAGAACCGGTTTAAGCCGGTTTAAATTAGATGATGGCTCTGTATGTGGGCGGCTCTTAGCCATAATAGTATACGATCTAATCAAACAAGTTTTATGTCTAGATATATTCCTATACATAAATTAATTCTCCATTATATGCTTATAGAGTCAACTAATGATTCCGAAAAAAGGACGAATATAACTAAATGCTTAAGGAAGAGAGATATTTCAGAAGGATTCACTCATTATACAGAAACGACCAAATTTTAATTGACTATAACAATTATTTCAACCGAGCCGTATAGAAGataaaggagtatgttcgataaggtcctaaaatggcccccctttttagcgtaaatttcaaattcggatttattgaccaatatcaagATAgattatagctaatacattgacaATATAGGATATAGATAGGATATAAgcatttttgttgaaaaatttacgtttcattatgacgtcacaagttgtactcatattgatttttcacgaaaaaatcaatgaaaatgggtaaatttccaaagattatttgacagaaaacatagagcgcatacgtcgacaacaaagatcttttaaaataatgtttgtgaagacattcaacatgtcttatttgaatattaagcttgACGACgtctgcgctctatgtttcctggtcctttatttggttgaaatccagctgattttgtaaaatttcaccaaaatcccttatcaaGTATCAcaatagaaagtaaaatcacaaaaatactgaactcagaggaaaatcaattcggaaagtccataatcacatggcaaaatcaaataacaaaacgcatcaaaaatgaatggacaagaactgtcatattcctgacttggtacaggcattttcaaatgtagaaaatggtggattgaacctggttttatagctagctaaacctctcacttgtatgacagtcgtatcaaattccattatattgtcaccgatgcgtgaacaaaacaaacagacacaataggtaaaaatgtcaaaaataggggtacagcagtcaacatagaCTACCTTGGTATAATGATGACAAAACTAAGTTATCGTGATGTTTCTACCGAAACAAGTATCGCTATAGACAACCTTGGTTCAATGATGCTAAAACTAAGTTATCGTGATGTTTCTACAGACACAAGTATCGATATAGACTACCTTGGTTTAATGATGCTAAAACTAAGTTATCGTGATGTTTCTACCGAAACAAGTATCACTGTAGACTACCTTGGTATAATGATGCTAAAACTGAGTTATCGTGATGTTTCTACCGAAACAAGTATCACTATAGACTACCTTAGTTTAATGATGCAGAAACTAAGTTATCGTGATGTTTCTACAGAAACACGTATCACTATAGACTTCCCTAGTTAAATGATGCAGAAACTAAGTTATCGCGATGTTTCTACAGAAACAAGTATCACTATAGACTACCTTAGTTTTACGATGCTACAACTAAGTTATCGTGATGTATCTACAAAAAGATGTATCAGTATAGACTACCCTGGTTTAAATATAGTCTTAACATTGGCTACACTTAATCAGTATTTAGGAAATGTTTCGCACTTATTGTAATACATGGTATTTTGagtacaaacaatttttaaaatattgcttTTGAGTTAaagaataaaagtaaaatttctatataggccaaatatttctttaattcaTTATCATACTTTATGTGATACCGCCAGTATATTTTACTTTTGTTATAGTTGTTTTGATCTGATCAAGTGGTCGGGAAACAATCTGCTAAATCTAATAACCGTTAGTAGATGAATGTTTACATCTCTTCTCCTGACGTTTACAAGAAAACAATACTCAGcaatttttattcttataatcCCATTAAGAACGGAAAGTAAATTCTTGTAGattatgaatattgtttttcattcgaACCCCTCCCCCCGGTAAATCGATCCATCATCACAAAAGCCTATGTCTACTTTTTAGGGAAAATCGATAATTAAATAGGGAAGCAGTATTTTGCAATATCAATCTCAAATATAGTACGattaaacattaaattaaaaCTCAGTTTTAATTAAAGATTGACTGCTAGTTTGTGTCGTATGTGTTTAAACCAAAGGGTCAAAATAAAAACCAACCATACAATTTACTTGAATTCGAATATGTAAATGATACATTTAAAATTAGTGTTTTTCTGTAAACTGACATTTATTCATTCAGTAAAAATGGAATTCGCTATTTTACTTTCTTGAAGACAAAGTAGATATATTAttctaaattaaaatataaaattcagaTTTTGCACCACATGATCTTATCATTAAATTACGTAACTATCTTACATGAAATTTCCATTTGAATGATAACATAAAACCAGTCAAAAAATTATGACATTAAATATCAGAATATATTTATAGACGATACATACAATCCTTTTGATGTAATTTTCCTTTTTCACACTTCaatcaaaataatttcttttcttttatcattctaatttttaatgaaaagtgTTTCTCATATGCAGTTCATCAACCATTTCACATACGTTTGAAAATCATTTAATAATTATTATACACTTGATAATCGTTCTTCAAATAACTTAATCACTTCGATTGCATCTACGGGGTCTGGAGACGTAATAACATTGTAATGTTGTTATAATAACTGTATATTTTACAGTTTGAACTTAGCaataagaataaagcaaaatgtgGGGCATATGTTAATGACGCAGCAAATCAGCGATGCTGAAACATTACCAAATCTAAAGATGTTACCTGTAGTGTATAGAttatttcgtccccgagggtatcaccagcccagtagtcagcatttcggtgttgtcatgaatatcaattatattgtcatttttataaatttcctgttacaaaactttagatttttcgaaaaactaaggatttcttatcccaggaatagccgtatttggcacaacttttttgagttttgggtcctcaatgctcttcaactttgtacttgtttggctttacaacttttttgatcttatgtagacgatacgcgagtctggcgtattaaattataatcctggtacctttgataactaattaaatcaAATGTATTTAGTACATGCAGACTATGTACAAAACAGTTAAGAATAttacaaatcttaaaaaaacactaaagtttatttataagtaAGAAACaacattacacatgttaca
Protein-coding sequences here:
- the LOC143052371 gene encoding uncharacterized protein LOC143052371; the encoded protein is MTSLDNHLLLGNCNVHVEKKVVDRCKVMYNNKLQTINAITIQSDDLEKENTTDVPEERGWALKVKKPKVLFTEDQKQYLSEKFNIGKVTGNKEDPVKVSRDMPYILKDGQKRFTREHFLTTSQVASYFSRLALKDRRNDIQDQNDFTAASADKKLFGLKKKVLSHV